One stretch of Deinococcus metalli DNA includes these proteins:
- a CDS encoding BCS1 and AAA domain-containing protein, whose protein sequence is MDTPTPLTLATVWRDLHAAVAHTLVTNQFAQGGVLIAALSAAAVFARSLPGRIWQWLVGRYTVTLDVQGDDAAFPWLAAWLAAQPVGRRLRHLGVVTRFNEQMGGQNLTLGIDRDGDEVNVRLVPLSGQVLVRVHGHWLLARPLRTQRQGQNGRPLSGFEHSLTIQMLSSSRSVIPDLLRGAYEFTAGKADGRVEIHVPEYQGWTLAERRVARPLETLIYDGDVLGGLHADLTAFFADREWYAGMGIPYRRGYLLHGPPGNGKSSLVAALAGAFGLNVCVLNLATPDLTDDRLTSLLTNLPRRALLLLEDIDAVFLGREPRAPTVKLSFNGLLNALDGVAAGEGRVTFMTTNDLAGLDAALIRPGRADRHVLIGNATRAQVAGMLRRFWPAWTDADIGPLLGPVADGLLSMARVQEYLLERRADAPAVRRDWATLTGHGCPTRLKLLTA, encoded by the coding sequence ATGGACACCCCGACCCCCCTGACCCTGGCGACCGTGTGGCGTGACCTGCACGCGGCGGTCGCGCATACCCTGGTGACCAACCAGTTCGCGCAGGGCGGCGTGCTGATCGCGGCCCTCAGCGCGGCGGCGGTGTTCGCGCGCTCGTTGCCCGGCCGGATCTGGCAGTGGCTGGTCGGGCGCTACACCGTCACGCTGGACGTACAGGGCGACGACGCCGCGTTTCCGTGGCTGGCCGCGTGGCTCGCCGCGCAGCCGGTGGGCCGGCGCCTGCGGCACCTGGGCGTCGTGACGCGCTTCAACGAGCAGATGGGCGGTCAGAACCTCACCCTGGGCATCGACCGCGACGGCGACGAGGTGAACGTCCGGCTGGTGCCGCTCAGCGGGCAGGTGCTGGTGCGGGTGCACGGCCACTGGCTGCTGGCCCGTCCGCTGCGCACCCAGCGGCAGGGACAGAACGGACGCCCGCTGAGCGGCTTCGAGCACAGCCTGACCATCCAGATGCTCAGCTCCTCGCGGAGCGTGATCCCGGACCTGCTGCGTGGCGCGTACGAGTTCACCGCCGGCAAGGCCGACGGCCGCGTCGAGATCCACGTGCCCGAGTACCAGGGCTGGACCCTGGCCGAGCGCCGCGTCGCCCGCCCGCTGGAGACCCTGATCTACGACGGCGACGTGCTGGGCGGCCTGCACGCCGATCTGACGGCGTTCTTCGCGGACCGCGAGTGGTACGCGGGCATGGGCATTCCGTACCGCCGCGGGTACTTGCTGCACGGCCCGCCCGGCAACGGCAAGAGCAGCTTGGTGGCCGCGCTGGCCGGCGCGTTCGGCCTGAACGTGTGCGTGCTGAACCTCGCCACGCCGGACCTTACGGACGACCGGCTGACCTCCCTGCTCACGAACCTGCCGCGCCGCGCGCTGCTGCTGCTGGAGGACATCGACGCGGTGTTCCTGGGCCGCGAACCGCGCGCGCCGACCGTGAAGCTGTCCTTCAACGGCCTGCTGAATGCGCTGGACGGCGTGGCAGCCGGCGAGGGCCGCGTGACCTTCATGACCACCAACGACCTGGCCGGGCTGGACGCTGCCCTGATCCGCCCCGGCCGCGCGGACCGCCACGTCCTGATCGGCAACGCCACCCGCGCGCAGGTCGCCGGGATGCTGCGGCGCTTCTGGCCCGCGTGGACCGACGCGGACATCGGCCCGCTGCTCGGCCCGGTCGCGGACGGCCTGCTGAGCATGGCGCGTGTGCAGGAATACCTGCTCGAACGCCGCGCCGACGCTCCCGCGGTGCGCCGCGACTGGGCCACCCTGACCGGCCACGGCTGCCCCACCCGGCTGAAACTCCTGACGGCGTGA
- a CDS encoding GAF domain-containing protein gives MAVHVHPISGPFDVLVVLGSPPGDLGAVLSNLPAGLGAAVLIAPGDDLTLEALAPLPVQWAEHGLPLEPGRLYVTPPGTVVEVRTDRRCAVTSAPDGAPERPLDRLLASLAITCGARTLAVVCGGSGRDGVAGAQALRGAGGTVLVLLPEGGGDGVPSAVVEADAADVVTAPQDLGRTVAALLTGGPPGTSRADTAEQQPAFLLQLSDALRPLADPVAVMGVACRMLGEHLAVDRTYYVEVDEAAGVARVARDWVQGGVSLAGEHRVADFGWSVAILRRGECHVIPDTQFSPVVPPEDRPASAALGIIGCMGAPLIKDGRLVGALCVTTLVPRAWTAREVKLLRDVGERIWSAVERARAEEALRAREEKYRTLFNSIDEGFHIIELLYDPSGRPVDYRFVEANPAFEGQTGLRGAVGQLGSHVAPGTERSWLEAYDRVIQSGVALRFEDYDAFTQHWYAVYASRVGERDGHQVAVVFSDVTERKRREANLSFLNAVGSALEQLTNVEETMELLGEKIGAHFGLAHCRFVELDPAGEVAVVFHGWRRPDVPTITGPHRMSDYLAPEFKEKMRAGTTVIVRDVWNDPLTDGGRFAALGIGSFVAVPLVRDGRWLAWLGLYRSEAHGWPDDDVELARELTARIWTRLERARAEAAVRALNATLEARVQERTHRLAEMNSELQVRTRALEAFAELTQDLGVEVDPYALVRQGQRVALSLLPQGFATYYELHGTLWRLRVQEGDMRAPALQAAADAGVPAGHTPSLDRPWETGAPVFQSSYDRDADGLGALGHEVTALATLPLVVGGRRQGVFAVALFSGRQWTGSDRAVLETVVHSLSLALERAQAVRALAEEREALATFAHFTELSAGTRDVEALARQATAVLGQVLDVHSAVYFEQDGELWRLRHASTTLEPELDTALRRGVPAGLPGFAVPAERREPVFFEHVTTEDPPPPVTFQAVAAYPLFPPHHPAGMLSMAVTDRAAWTEREKAVFRAVGDSFRLAVERTAQLQQVERHRERLADLNAELGTLITRTARNLELPVGYLNQFLSPSRLNDLPAALPLSVPSALHDELSRLRGVAQDLRQLAQLENQTLSRELLPLGELVAQVRAQSAAAGRVAWLTLALPIVRADRALLMQALEVLLTFTLSETRGARVVEVSSQEVGAEVWVTVQDDGIGLEPEEAATLFDLAVRTEQSVPLLDGGGLVRVRRVMARHGGWAWAEARLDGGRIVLAFPRDETVSVIENLLQQ, from the coding sequence ATGGCCGTGCACGTCCATCCGATTTCCGGGCCGTTCGATGTCCTGGTGGTTCTTGGCTCTCCGCCGGGCGACCTGGGGGCCGTGCTGTCGAACCTGCCCGCCGGGCTGGGCGCTGCGGTCCTGATCGCGCCGGGAGATGACCTGACGCTGGAAGCGCTTGCTCCGCTGCCGGTGCAGTGGGCGGAGCACGGCCTGCCGCTGGAGCCGGGCCGGCTGTATGTCACGCCGCCGGGGACCGTCGTGGAGGTGCGGACGGACCGTCGCTGCGCCGTCACGTCGGCGCCGGACGGAGCCCCAGAGCGGCCGCTGGACCGGCTGCTGGCGTCGCTGGCGATCACCTGCGGCGCGCGGACGCTGGCGGTGGTGTGCGGCGGGTCAGGTCGGGACGGTGTGGCCGGAGCGCAGGCCCTGCGCGGAGCGGGCGGAACCGTGCTGGTGCTCCTGCCGGAGGGTGGCGGCGACGGGGTGCCGAGCGCGGTGGTGGAGGCCGACGCGGCGGACGTGGTCACCGCGCCGCAGGATCTCGGCCGGACCGTCGCCGCCCTGCTGACAGGGGGACCGCCGGGCACGTCCCGCGCGGACACCGCCGAGCAGCAGCCGGCCTTCCTGCTGCAACTCAGCGACGCGCTGCGGCCGCTGGCCGACCCGGTCGCCGTGATGGGTGTGGCGTGCCGGATGCTGGGCGAGCATCTGGCGGTGGACCGCACGTACTACGTCGAGGTGGATGAGGCGGCTGGCGTCGCGCGGGTAGCGCGTGACTGGGTGCAAGGCGGGGTGTCGCTGGCGGGGGAACACCGGGTGGCGGATTTCGGGTGGTCCGTGGCGATCCTGCGCCGCGGCGAGTGCCACGTGATTCCCGATACGCAGTTCTCGCCGGTCGTGCCGCCGGAGGACCGCCCAGCGTCGGCGGCGCTGGGCATCATCGGCTGCATGGGCGCGCCCCTGATCAAGGATGGCCGGCTGGTCGGGGCGCTGTGCGTCACCACCCTGGTGCCGCGGGCGTGGACGGCGCGCGAGGTCAAGTTGCTGCGCGACGTGGGCGAGCGGATCTGGTCGGCCGTCGAGCGCGCCCGCGCCGAGGAAGCGCTGCGCGCGCGCGAGGAAAAGTACCGCACGCTGTTCAATTCGATCGACGAGGGCTTTCACATCATCGAGCTGCTCTACGATCCCTCCGGGCGGCCGGTGGACTACCGCTTTGTGGAAGCCAACCCGGCGTTCGAGGGGCAGACGGGGCTTCGCGGCGCCGTCGGCCAGCTGGGCAGCCACGTGGCGCCGGGAACCGAACGCTCCTGGCTGGAGGCGTACGACCGCGTGATCCAGAGTGGCGTAGCGCTGCGCTTCGAGGACTACGACGCCTTCACGCAGCACTGGTACGCCGTCTACGCGTCGCGCGTGGGTGAGCGCGACGGGCATCAGGTCGCCGTGGTGTTCAGTGACGTGACGGAACGCAAGCGCCGTGAGGCCAACCTCTCGTTCCTGAACGCCGTGGGCAGCGCCCTGGAGCAGCTCACGAACGTCGAGGAGACGATGGAACTGCTCGGTGAGAAGATCGGCGCGCACTTCGGGCTCGCGCACTGCCGCTTCGTGGAGCTGGACCCGGCGGGCGAGGTGGCCGTGGTCTTCCACGGCTGGCGGCGCCCCGACGTGCCGACGATCACCGGGCCACACCGCATGAGCGACTACCTGGCGCCCGAATTCAAGGAAAAGATGCGGGCCGGCACCACCGTGATCGTGCGCGACGTGTGGAACGATCCCCTCACCGACGGCGGGCGTTTCGCGGCGCTGGGCATCGGTTCCTTCGTCGCCGTGCCGCTGGTGCGCGACGGCCGCTGGCTGGCGTGGCTGGGCCTGTACCGCTCCGAGGCGCACGGGTGGCCTGACGACGACGTGGAACTGGCGCGCGAGCTGACGGCGCGCATCTGGACGCGGCTGGAGCGCGCCCGGGCCGAGGCGGCCGTGCGGGCGCTGAACGCCACCCTGGAAGCGCGCGTGCAGGAACGCACCCACCGCCTGGCCGAGATGAACAGCGAACTCCAGGTCCGCACGCGGGCGCTGGAGGCCTTCGCGGAGCTGACGCAGGACCTCGGCGTGGAGGTCGATCCGTACGCCCTGGTGCGGCAGGGGCAGCGGGTGGCGCTGTCGCTGCTGCCGCAGGGCTTCGCGACGTACTACGAGCTCCACGGCACGCTGTGGCGCCTGCGTGTGCAGGAGGGCGACATGCGCGCTCCGGCGCTCCAGGCCGCGGCCGACGCGGGCGTGCCGGCCGGGCACACCCCCAGCCTGGACCGGCCGTGGGAGACCGGGGCGCCGGTCTTCCAGTCGTCCTACGACCGCGACGCCGACGGGCTCGGCGCGCTGGGCCACGAGGTCACGGCGCTGGCCACGCTCCCGCTCGTGGTGGGCGGGCGTCGGCAGGGCGTCTTCGCGGTGGCGCTCTTCAGCGGCCGGCAGTGGACCGGCAGCGACCGCGCCGTACTGGAGACGGTCGTGCACAGCCTCAGCCTGGCGCTGGAACGCGCGCAGGCCGTGCGGGCGCTGGCGGAGGAACGCGAGGCGCTGGCGACCTTCGCGCACTTCACCGAACTGAGTGCCGGCACGCGCGACGTGGAGGCACTCGCCCGGCAGGCGACGGCGGTGCTCGGCCAGGTGCTGGACGTCCACAGCGCTGTGTACTTCGAGCAGGACGGCGAGCTGTGGCGGCTGCGGCACGCGTCCACCACGCTGGAACCGGAGCTGGACACCGCCCTGCGGCGCGGCGTGCCCGCCGGCCTGCCCGGTTTCGCCGTTCCCGCCGAGCGCCGCGAACCCGTGTTCTTCGAGCACGTAACCACTGAGGACCCACCGCCACCGGTGACCTTCCAGGCCGTGGCGGCGTATCCCCTGTTTCCGCCGCACCACCCCGCGGGCATGCTGAGCATGGCGGTCACGGACCGCGCCGCGTGGACCGAGCGGGAAAAGGCGGTGTTCCGCGCGGTGGGCGACAGTTTCCGCCTCGCGGTGGAACGCACCGCCCAGTTGCAGCAGGTCGAACGGCACCGCGAACGCCTGGCCGACCTGAACGCCGAACTCGGCACCCTGATCACCCGCACCGCCCGGAACCTCGAACTGCCGGTCGGATACCTGAACCAGTTCCTCTCGCCCAGCCGTCTGAACGACCTGCCCGCCGCACTTCCGCTGAGCGTGCCCTCGGCGCTGCACGACGAGCTGTCCCGGCTGCGGGGCGTGGCCCAGGACCTCAGGCAGCTCGCGCAGCTGGAAAACCAGACGCTCAGCCGCGAACTGCTGCCGCTGGGGGAACTCGTTGCGCAGGTGCGCGCGCAGAGCGCGGCGGCGGGCCGGGTGGCGTGGCTCACGCTGGCCCTGCCCATCGTGCGGGCCGACCGGGCACTGCTGATGCAGGCGCTGGAGGTGCTGCTCACCTTCACCCTCAGCGAGACGCGGGGCGCGCGCGTGGTGGAAGTGAGCAGTCAGGAGGTGGGCGCTGAGGTCTGGGTGACGGTGCAGGACGACGGTATCGGCCTGGAACCCGAGGAGGCCGCGACGCTGTTCGATCTCGCGGTACGCACCGAGCAGAGCGTGCCGCTGCTCGATGGCGGCGGCCTGGTGCGCGTGCGCCGCGTCATGGCCCGGCACGGCGGGTGGGCGTGGGCCGAGGCCCGGCTCGACGGGGGCCGGATCGTCCTGGCGTTCCCGCGCGACGAGACCGTGAGCGTCATCGAAAATCTGCTCCAGCAATAG
- a CDS encoding AEC family transporter: MLQALSSVLLPVILVAGLGALLSSRFPIDQATVSRVTLYLLSPALVLDVLLRTPVQVGEALHLGAAYVITMLLCLGLGWLCGVGTAGLSQRSYSASVGIWNSGNMGLPIALFAFGQAGFERATVLFLASFVGMYAVGPAVYSVGRSGVHPLEALRDVLRLPAIWATVLGVALRLLHVPLPEGLTRGVALLSQATLPMVLLALGLHLGAAGRPRLDARLWLASGARLIGGPLVALGVGRVLGLDAQNLAVLVLSASMPTAVNALLIAREYDADVETVAGVATLSTLLSVLTIAGVVTLLPALTGQPLHP; encoded by the coding sequence ATGCTCCAGGCCCTCAGCAGCGTGTTGTTGCCCGTCATCCTCGTGGCGGGGCTGGGGGCGCTGCTGTCGTCGCGTTTTCCCATCGACCAGGCCACGGTGTCGCGCGTGACGCTGTACCTGCTGTCGCCCGCGCTGGTGCTGGACGTGCTGCTCAGGACGCCGGTGCAGGTGGGCGAGGCGCTGCACCTGGGCGCCGCGTACGTGATCACCATGCTGCTGTGCCTGGGGCTGGGGTGGCTGTGCGGCGTGGGGACGGCGGGGCTGTCGCAGCGCAGCTACAGCGCCAGCGTGGGCATCTGGAACAGCGGCAACATGGGCCTGCCCATCGCACTGTTCGCCTTCGGGCAGGCGGGGTTCGAGCGGGCCACGGTGCTGTTCCTGGCGTCCTTCGTGGGCATGTACGCGGTGGGGCCGGCGGTCTACAGCGTGGGCCGCAGCGGCGTGCATCCCCTGGAGGCGCTGAGGGACGTCCTGCGGCTGCCGGCCATCTGGGCGACCGTGCTGGGCGTCGCCCTGCGGCTGCTGCACGTTCCGCTGCCCGAGGGCCTCACGCGCGGCGTGGCGCTGCTGTCGCAGGCGACCCTGCCGATGGTGCTGCTCGCCCTGGGCCTGCACCTGGGGGCCGCCGGGCGCCCCCGGCTGGACGCCCGGCTGTGGCTGGCGAGCGGCGCGCGGCTGATCGGCGGGCCGCTCGTGGCGCTGGGCGTGGGCCGGGTGCTGGGTCTGGACGCGCAGAACCTCGCGGTGCTGGTGCTGTCGGCCAGCATGCCCACCGCCGTGAACGCCCTGCTGATCGCCCGCGAGTACGACGCGGACGTCGAGACGGTCGCCGGCGTTGCCACGCTGAGCACGCTACTGTCCGTGCTGACCATCGCGGGCGTGGTCACGCTGCTGCCCGCCCTGACCGGGCAACCGCTGCACCCCTGA
- a CDS encoding GNAT family N-acetyltransferase: MTGPATLRPLCFEDGPAVARVACSTGFFGRSAAVYFPDSALFGALWVGPYLHGAGAGCFVAERDGEVVGYILGAPDHARYQRALTAVVARHLSTTVPTRATVRSVPYLLRAARYPSPHADWRAFPAHLHLNLLPAARGTGVGGRLLDAHLTALGGLGVPGVQLSTTTENDVALRLYRRAGFTELASRVTPLWTPWLGHPATHVLMGRRSPGRDRGPASPD; encoded by the coding sequence GTGACCGGTCCCGCCACGCTCCGCCCGCTCTGCTTTGAGGACGGGCCTGCGGTGGCGCGCGTCGCGTGCTCGACCGGGTTCTTCGGCCGCAGCGCCGCCGTCTACTTTCCGGACTCGGCGCTGTTCGGAGCGCTGTGGGTGGGGCCATACCTGCACGGGGCCGGCGCCGGCTGCTTCGTGGCCGAACGGGACGGCGAGGTGGTCGGGTACATCCTGGGCGCGCCGGACCACGCGCGGTACCAGCGGGCGCTGACCGCCGTGGTGGCCCGCCACCTGAGCACCACCGTGCCCACGCGTGCGACCGTGCGCAGCGTGCCCTACCTGCTGCGCGCCGCCCGGTATCCGTCGCCCCACGCGGACTGGCGGGCGTTTCCGGCGCACCTGCACCTGAACCTGCTGCCCGCCGCGCGCGGCACCGGCGTGGGCGGGCGCCTGCTGGACGCGCACCTGACGGCCCTGGGCGGCCTGGGAGTACCCGGCGTGCAGCTGTCCACCACCACCGAGAACGACGTCGCGCTGAGGCTCTACCGGCGCGCGGGCTTCACGGAGCTTGCGTCGCGCGTCACGCCGCTGTGGACGCCGTGGCTGGGCCACCCGGCCACGCACGTGCTCATGGGACGGCGCTCTCCGGGACGGGATCGAGGTCCGGCGTCCCCGGACTGA
- a CDS encoding sensor histidine kinase — protein MTDDSPSTRDLPVLHDEARDRGLFDRAPVGYVLLDQSGVILDANQRAEADLGLPRARLQGRRFCTFTRPPHDSTFLLFLRQAFSQPGPQRVELLLVRPDGASFHAQVEAWTEGPLCRMTLTDVSASRAAQEELLRVNAMLERRAEGQAAQVQVVTQELEAFVAAVMQQTTGPLRHIRAFTQVAHAEADGDPAERQRASQRVVEAADGLEASLRALAAFSSVSRQRLKFMPVDLNVVLAQVIRKLSPEWAGRGVQLTRDPLPVIRGDTATVQVILTQLLSNAFKATRAREGGRIHVGMRELEREVAVYVEDNGIGFNSRYRDRLFTIFGHLHRPEDFAGPGLGLALVQRLALRHGGRVWAEGRPGQGATFWVAFPRDPAGT, from the coding sequence ATGACCGACGATTCCCCCTCCACGCGCGACCTTCCCGTCCTGCATGATGAGGCGCGGGACCGGGGCCTGTTCGACCGCGCGCCGGTGGGGTATGTCCTGCTCGACCAGTCCGGCGTGATCCTGGACGCCAACCAGCGCGCCGAGGCGGATCTGGGATTGCCGCGCGCACGCCTGCAGGGCCGCCGCTTCTGCACCTTCACCCGGCCGCCGCACGACAGTACCTTCCTGCTGTTCCTGCGTCAGGCCTTCAGCCAGCCGGGGCCGCAGCGGGTCGAGCTGCTGCTGGTGCGGCCGGACGGCGCGTCCTTTCACGCGCAGGTGGAGGCCTGGACGGAGGGACCGCTGTGCCGCATGACGCTCACGGACGTGAGCGCGTCGCGGGCCGCCCAGGAGGAACTCCTGCGCGTGAATGCCATGCTGGAGCGGCGGGCGGAGGGCCAGGCGGCGCAGGTGCAGGTGGTCACGCAGGAACTGGAGGCCTTTGTGGCGGCCGTGATGCAGCAGACGACCGGTCCGCTGCGGCACATCCGGGCGTTCACACAGGTGGCGCACGCCGAAGCGGACGGTGACCCCGCGGAGCGGCAGCGGGCGTCGCAGCGGGTGGTGGAGGCCGCCGACGGGCTGGAGGCCAGCCTGCGCGCCCTGGCGGCGTTCTCCAGCGTCAGCCGGCAGCGGCTGAAGTTCATGCCGGTGGACCTGAACGTGGTGCTCGCTCAGGTCATCCGGAAGCTGTCCCCGGAGTGGGCGGGGCGGGGGGTGCAGCTGACCCGCGATCCCCTGCCCGTGATCCGCGGCGACACCGCGACGGTGCAGGTCATCCTGACGCAGCTCCTGAGTAACGCGTTCAAGGCGACCCGGGCGCGCGAGGGCGGACGCATCCACGTGGGCATGCGGGAACTGGAGCGGGAGGTCGCCGTGTACGTGGAGGACAACGGCATCGGCTTCAACTCGCGCTACCGCGACCGGCTGTTCACCATCTTCGGGCACCTGCACCGGCCGGAGGACTTCGCGGGGCCGGGCCTGGGGCTGGCGCTGGTGCAGCGGCTGGCGCTGCGCCACGGCGGGCGGGTGTGGGCCGAGGGTCGGCCCGGTCAGGGCGCGACCTTCTGGGTGGCGTTTCCCCGCGACCCGGCCGGCACCTGA
- a CDS encoding AIM24 family protein, producing the protein MEFTWTGSTERTLSAGSTKLEVLEYSATPMEGPLQGFPQMLARPARWRQLAVHVSGAAATLESGALQYLRGDLEMQAVSAAGGGGGLGGFLRGAVTAAATGEGMYKTAFKGSGVIYTEPTRLHLLLGELRGESLIVDDGAFVACAGDIAVSRHVNHGFAQMVGSGEGRVQPKLTGSGVFALQSPVPPEEFQILELSGDVLKVDGNLVVAYTDGLTFSVERSARGLLGSGKTGEGFVQAFRGTGRVWLAPTLPLHMGGVTA; encoded by the coding sequence ATGGAATTCACCTGGACGGGCAGCACCGAACGCACCCTGAGCGCCGGCTCCACGAAGCTGGAGGTGCTGGAGTACAGCGCCACCCCCATGGAGGGGCCACTGCAGGGCTTTCCGCAGATGCTGGCCCGCCCGGCCCGCTGGCGGCAACTGGCGGTGCACGTCTCGGGCGCCGCGGCCACGCTGGAGTCCGGGGCGCTCCAGTACCTGCGCGGCGACCTGGAGATGCAGGCGGTGTCGGCGGCCGGCGGGGGCGGCGGGCTGGGCGGGTTCTTGCGGGGCGCGGTCACGGCCGCCGCGACGGGCGAGGGCATGTACAAGACGGCCTTCAAGGGCTCGGGTGTGATCTACACCGAGCCCACCCGCCTGCACCTGCTGCTGGGCGAGCTGCGCGGCGAGTCGCTGATCGTGGATGACGGCGCCTTCGTGGCGTGCGCGGGCGACATCGCGGTCAGCCGGCACGTGAACCACGGCTTCGCGCAGATGGTGGGCAGCGGCGAGGGCCGCGTGCAGCCCAAGCTGACCGGCAGCGGCGTGTTCGCCCTGCAGAGCCCGGTGCCGCCCGAGGAGTTCCAGATCCTGGAGCTGAGTGGCGACGTGCTGAAGGTCGACGGCAACCTGGTGGTGGCGTACACCGACGGCCTGACCTTCTCGGTGGAGCGCAGCGCGCGCGGCCTGCTGGGCAGCGGCAAGACCGGCGAGGGCTTCGTGCAGGCCTTCCGCGGCACGGGCCGGGTGTGGCTGGCCCCGACCCTGCCGCTGCACATGGGCGGCGTGACCGCGTAG
- a CDS encoding PIG-L deacetylase family protein — MTRVPRPRKEHLLPATLLLAGAALAVWINLPVTARMFGGSARRVQALPALGAFHAGQRVLVLSPHPDDETLCCAGMIQRARAQGAQVWITWVTAGDGFEFDAALTQGVLRPGATNMRALGATRAAEARRAAQVLGVPADHTFVLGYPDRGLARLATSYYARPYTAPRTAASAVYVAGALTPGAPYTGEALEADLNRVLDRVQPDLVFAPAPQDFHTDHRTVAALAMRLMAQRRQENRLRYWVVHGGVEWPVPKGLHGELPLTVPPRARALPWERADLSDAEVDRKLQAVNTYRTQTRIMGRFMRAFVRRNELLSPGTPDLDPVPESAVP, encoded by the coding sequence ATGACCCGCGTTCCCCGACCCCGCAAGGAGCACCTGCTGCCCGCCACGCTGCTGCTGGCGGGCGCGGCGCTGGCTGTGTGGATCAACCTGCCGGTCACGGCCCGGATGTTCGGCGGCAGCGCGCGGCGCGTGCAGGCCCTGCCGGCTCTGGGCGCCTTCCACGCCGGGCAGCGGGTGCTGGTCCTGTCGCCCCACCCGGACGACGAGACGCTGTGCTGTGCCGGCATGATCCAGCGGGCGCGGGCGCAGGGCGCGCAGGTATGGATCACGTGGGTGACCGCCGGCGACGGCTTCGAGTTCGACGCGGCCCTCACCCAGGGCGTGCTGCGGCCCGGCGCGACGAACATGCGCGCGCTGGGCGCCACACGCGCCGCAGAGGCCCGGCGCGCGGCACAGGTGCTGGGCGTACCGGCGGACCACACCTTCGTCCTGGGGTACCCGGACCGGGGGCTGGCGCGGCTGGCCACCAGCTATTACGCGCGGCCGTACACCGCGCCGCGCACCGCCGCGTCGGCGGTGTACGTGGCCGGCGCCCTGACGCCCGGCGCGCCCTACACCGGGGAGGCGCTGGAGGCCGACCTGAACCGCGTGCTCGACCGGGTGCAGCCGGACCTGGTGTTCGCGCCCGCCCCACAGGATTTCCACACGGACCACCGCACCGTGGCGGCCCTGGCGATGCGCCTGATGGCCCAGCGCCGCCAGGAGAACCGGCTGCGCTACTGGGTGGTGCACGGCGGCGTGGAGTGGCCGGTGCCCAAGGGTCTGCACGGCGAACTGCCCCTGACCGTGCCGCCGCGCGCCCGCGCCCTGCCGTGGGAACGCGCCGACCTGAGCGACGCCGAGGTGGACCGCAAGTTGCAGGCGGTGAACACCTACCGCACGCAGACGCGCATCATGGGGCGCTTCATGCGGGCCTTCGTGCGCCGCAACGAACTGCTCAGTCCGGGGACGCCGGACCTCGATCCCGTCCCGGAGAGCGCCGTCCCATGA
- a CDS encoding cupredoxin domain-containing protein, producing MTRVHRVFLLTLSALAASTGSAAVKAAAVQTVNVQMSEMKFTPMGLTLKAGQKVVMHISNAGMAPHELQLYSAPKVAPKGEAAWDAYMEKHTLWLGSKDVTLTVGGKAVKAGFFEVPLKPGEKAVLTFTPTTSGTFEMACHYPGHYEAGMKARVTVK from the coding sequence ATGACCCGAGTCCACCGCGTGTTCCTGCTGACCCTCAGCGCCCTCGCCGCCAGCACTGGCAGCGCCGCCGTGAAGGCTGCCGCCGTGCAGACCGTGAATGTCCAGATGTCCGAGATGAAGTTCACGCCCATGGGCCTGACCCTGAAAGCCGGGCAGAAGGTGGTCATGCACATCTCGAACGCCGGCATGGCGCCCCACGAACTCCAGCTCTACAGCGCCCCGAAGGTCGCGCCCAAGGGCGAGGCCGCGTGGGACGCCTACATGGAGAAGCACACGCTGTGGCTGGGCAGCAAGGATGTCACGCTCACCGTCGGCGGGAAGGCAGTGAAGGCCGGATTCTTCGAGGTCCCGCTGAAGCCCGGTGAGAAAGCGGTGCTGACCTTCACGCCCACCACATCCGGCACCTTCGAGATGGCGTGCCATTACCCCGGCCACTACGAGGCCGGCATGAAGGCCCGCGTGACCGTGAAGTAA